A portion of the Juglans microcarpa x Juglans regia isolate MS1-56 chromosome 1D, Jm3101_v1.0, whole genome shotgun sequence genome contains these proteins:
- the LOC121265192 gene encoding VAN3-binding protein-like isoform X1 — protein sequence MDNAIPEPWRPEPVRSTMFRPPETPREPMEFLSRSWSVSALEVSKALAPPQTVALSKTSSGVLGGVNGGPILEDLAGELEESATVSGNPFSFASSETSQMVMERIMSQSQEVSPRTSGRLSHSSGPLNGTQSCGSLTDSPPVSPSEIDDVKFCRSSNTHNAQFRTGSTPGGVGVAAGGGGKTVGRWLKDRREKKKEETRAQNAQLHAAVSVAGVAAAVAAIAAATAASSGAGKDEQMAKTDMAVASAATLVAAQCVEAAEAMGAEREHLASVLSSAVNVRSAGDIMTLTAAAATALRGAATLKARALKEVWNIAAVIPVEKGVGVGGNGNNGSNGNSNSSFSGELVPEENFLGICSRELLARGCELLKRTRTGDLHWKIVSVYINRTNQVMLKMKSRHVAGTITKKKKNMVLEVIKDMPAWPGRHLLEGGEHRRYFGLKTMLRGVVEFECRNQREYDIWTQGVSRLLTIAAERNNRHRV from the exons TGGACAACGCCATACCGGAGCCATGGCGACCCGAACCCGTCCGTTCCACCATGTTCCGGCCACCGGAGACCCCGCGGGAGCCCATGGAGTTTCTCTCGCGGTCCTGGAGCGTCTCAGCTCTGGAGGTCTCGAAGGCTCTGGCCCCACCACAGACGGTGGCATTGTCGAAGACCTCCAGTGGTGTTCTTGGTGGTGTTAACGGCGGGCCAATACTTGAGGACTTGGCCGGAGAGTTGGAGGAGAGTGCTACGGTCTCCGGGAACCCCTTTTCGTTTGCTTCGTCTGAGACCTCACAGATGGTGATGGAGAGGATCATGTCACAGTCG CAGGAGGTATCCCCACGCACCTCAGGCAGGCTCTCCCACAGCAGTGGCCCTCTCAACGGCACCCAGAGCTGCGGCTCCTTAACCGACAGCCCACCTGTTTCCCCCTCCGAAATCGACGATGTCAAG TTTTGTCGCTCGAGCAACACCCACAACGCCCAATTTCGAACCGGCTCCACACCCGGCGGAGTAGGGGTTGCAGCCGGTGGTGGTGGAAAGACTGTAGGGAGGTGGCTGAAGGACaggagggagaagaagaaggaggagacGAGGGCCCAGAATGCGCAGCTCCATGCCGCTGTCTCGGTGGCTGGAGTGGCTGCTGCTGTGGCAGCTATTGCTGCTGCCACAGCTGCCTCCTCTGGTGCTGGCAAGGATGAGCAGATGGCAAAGACCGACATGGCCGTGGCATCGGCGGCAACTTTGGTTGCCGCCCAATGCGTCGAGGCGGCTGAGGCCATGGGTGCTGAGCGCGAGCACCTCGCTTCTGTGTTGAGCTCCGCCGTGAATGTCAGGTCGGCTGGAGACATAATGACATTaactgctgctgctgctaccG CTTTACGTGGGGCAGCCACATTGAAGGCAAGGGCATTGAAGGAAGTGTGGAATATTGCGGCTGTGATCCCGGTGGAGAAGGGTGTGGGAGTCGGAGGAAACGGTAACAACGGTAGTAACGGTAATTCAAACAGTAGCTTCAGTGGTGAGCTCGTTCCTGAAGAGAATTTTCTGGGCATCTGCAGTAGAGAATTACTTGCTAGAGGCTGTGAACTCCTGAAACGCACCCGCACAG GTGATCTTCATTGGAAAATAGTATCCGTTTACATTAACAGAACGAACCAG GTTATGTTGAAGATGAAGAGCAGGCACGTTGCTGGGACCatcacaaagaagaaaaaga ATATGGTATTGGAGGTGATTAAAGATATGCCAGCATGGCCTGGCCGCCACTTGCTGGAAGGTGGTGAGCACCGCCGATACTTTGGATTGAAAACGATGTTGCGGGGAGTCGTAGAATTTGAGTGCAGGAACCAGAGAGAGTATGATATCTGGACTCAAGGTGTTTCAAGGCTCCTCACCATTGCTGCTGAAAGAAATAACAGGCATAGGGTGTGA
- the LOC121265192 gene encoding VAN3-binding protein-like isoform X2 → MDNAIPEPWRPEPVRSTMFRPPETPREPMEFLSRSWSVSALEVSKALAPPQTVALSKTSSGVLGGVNGGPILEDLAGELEESATVSGNPFSFASSETSQMVMERIMSQSEVSPRTSGRLSHSSGPLNGTQSCGSLTDSPPVSPSEIDDVKFCRSSNTHNAQFRTGSTPGGVGVAAGGGGKTVGRWLKDRREKKKEETRAQNAQLHAAVSVAGVAAAVAAIAAATAASSGAGKDEQMAKTDMAVASAATLVAAQCVEAAEAMGAEREHLASVLSSAVNVRSAGDIMTLTAAAATALRGAATLKARALKEVWNIAAVIPVEKGVGVGGNGNNGSNGNSNSSFSGELVPEENFLGICSRELLARGCELLKRTRTGDLHWKIVSVYINRTNQVMLKMKSRHVAGTITKKKKNMVLEVIKDMPAWPGRHLLEGGEHRRYFGLKTMLRGVVEFECRNQREYDIWTQGVSRLLTIAAERNNRHRV, encoded by the exons TGGACAACGCCATACCGGAGCCATGGCGACCCGAACCCGTCCGTTCCACCATGTTCCGGCCACCGGAGACCCCGCGGGAGCCCATGGAGTTTCTCTCGCGGTCCTGGAGCGTCTCAGCTCTGGAGGTCTCGAAGGCTCTGGCCCCACCACAGACGGTGGCATTGTCGAAGACCTCCAGTGGTGTTCTTGGTGGTGTTAACGGCGGGCCAATACTTGAGGACTTGGCCGGAGAGTTGGAGGAGAGTGCTACGGTCTCCGGGAACCCCTTTTCGTTTGCTTCGTCTGAGACCTCACAGATGGTGATGGAGAGGATCATGTCACAGTCG GAGGTATCCCCACGCACCTCAGGCAGGCTCTCCCACAGCAGTGGCCCTCTCAACGGCACCCAGAGCTGCGGCTCCTTAACCGACAGCCCACCTGTTTCCCCCTCCGAAATCGACGATGTCAAG TTTTGTCGCTCGAGCAACACCCACAACGCCCAATTTCGAACCGGCTCCACACCCGGCGGAGTAGGGGTTGCAGCCGGTGGTGGTGGAAAGACTGTAGGGAGGTGGCTGAAGGACaggagggagaagaagaaggaggagacGAGGGCCCAGAATGCGCAGCTCCATGCCGCTGTCTCGGTGGCTGGAGTGGCTGCTGCTGTGGCAGCTATTGCTGCTGCCACAGCTGCCTCCTCTGGTGCTGGCAAGGATGAGCAGATGGCAAAGACCGACATGGCCGTGGCATCGGCGGCAACTTTGGTTGCCGCCCAATGCGTCGAGGCGGCTGAGGCCATGGGTGCTGAGCGCGAGCACCTCGCTTCTGTGTTGAGCTCCGCCGTGAATGTCAGGTCGGCTGGAGACATAATGACATTaactgctgctgctgctaccG CTTTACGTGGGGCAGCCACATTGAAGGCAAGGGCATTGAAGGAAGTGTGGAATATTGCGGCTGTGATCCCGGTGGAGAAGGGTGTGGGAGTCGGAGGAAACGGTAACAACGGTAGTAACGGTAATTCAAACAGTAGCTTCAGTGGTGAGCTCGTTCCTGAAGAGAATTTTCTGGGCATCTGCAGTAGAGAATTACTTGCTAGAGGCTGTGAACTCCTGAAACGCACCCGCACAG GTGATCTTCATTGGAAAATAGTATCCGTTTACATTAACAGAACGAACCAG GTTATGTTGAAGATGAAGAGCAGGCACGTTGCTGGGACCatcacaaagaagaaaaaga ATATGGTATTGGAGGTGATTAAAGATATGCCAGCATGGCCTGGCCGCCACTTGCTGGAAGGTGGTGAGCACCGCCGATACTTTGGATTGAAAACGATGTTGCGGGGAGTCGTAGAATTTGAGTGCAGGAACCAGAGAGAGTATGATATCTGGACTCAAGGTGTTTCAAGGCTCCTCACCATTGCTGCTGAAAGAAATAACAGGCATAGGGTGTGA